In Terriglobus aquaticus, the genomic window CCGCTGTTCCGCAGCCTCGGCGCGTTTCGCCTTGCTTTCCTCGGTCTCTTCATACAGTTGCTGCGCAACACTTGCCGGACCCCGCTGGTCGCTCAGCCCCAGCACGCGTACCGTAAACTCGGCTGAATCGGTGCGAACACGAAGCACATCGCCCGGCGAGATATTCCGCGACGCCTTGGCCGCGTGATCCTGCACGGAGACCCGGTTAAGCTCGCACGCCCTCGCCGAAAGCGTCCGAGTCTTGAAAAACCGCGCT contains:
- a CDS encoding RNA-binding S4 domain-containing protein, whose translation is MTGVRLDKWLWAARFFKTRTLSARACELNRVSVQDHAAKASRNISPGDVLRVRTDSAEFTVRVLGLSDQRGPASVAQQLYEETEESKAKRAEAAEQRRMMPVFEVLHEGKPSKKDRRRMDNVRERF